GCCGTCGTCGGACGCCTCGTCGGAAATGTCGTCGCAGAAATCCCGCAATACTTGGGAAAATTGTTTCCGCGGCAGATTGATCAGGTGGTAGACGTGAAGCTTTTCAAGCAACTCCAGCTCGCGGGGGTCCATATTGCCGTCCGCGATCATGAACATGGCGAGCAGCCTGGCAATCGCCTCCGGACTGTTTGGCGAGTAGTTTCTCATGGCGCGATTCCTTCTTGCTTATTGGCCGAGCTTTGCCGAAAAAGATTCCGGCATGAGGGCGACTTGGCGCGCTGGATAATCGAAGAACACAATGCCCGTTTTCAATCTTGCCACTTCTCTGCCGCTGTTGTCATCGATCACTTGATAAATGAAATCCAAACCCTTGCGGTGGATGTCGGCCGTGCCGACCAGAATGCGCAGAACATCCCCGAGGAAGGCTTCGGACAGGTAGCAAATGGCGGCGTCGGCCACGACGATGCCGACGCCGTCGATATGCAGCTCGTCGACGTAGCCCCAGTCGCGGAATAATCGGAGGCGAGCCTCCTGGGCGATCCGCAGCAAGGCGTCGTTGCCGAGGTGGTTGGCGTAGTTGATGTCGCCGATGCGGACATCCATGAGCGTCTCGTAGACGATGGTTCCAGGTGCTTCGATTCTGATTCTGGCCATGGCGTATACTGGCAGAAGGGAATGACGATATGGCCTTTATGTCAAAGCAAGCTAAGCTGTGTCAAATGCTGGCGCGGCGGCTTTGATAGACTGGGGGCGCAAGCCAAGATCATAGAGGAGCTGAACGTCATGTATCAAAGGATATTCGTACCGGTGGATGACAGCGACACGTCAAATAT
This genomic window from Chromobacterium violaceum ATCC 12472 contains:
- a CDS encoding thioesterase family protein, whose protein sequence is MARIRIEAPGTIVYETLMDVRIGDINYANHLGNDALLRIAQEARLRLFRDWGYVDELHIDGVGIVVADAAICYLSEAFLGDVLRILVGTADIHRKGLDFIYQVIDDNSGREVARLKTGIVFFDYPARQVALMPESFSAKLGQ
- a CDS encoding TerB family tellurite resistance protein — translated: MRNYSPNSPEAIARLLAMFMIADGNMDPRELELLEKLHVYHLINLPRKQFSQVLRDFCDDISDEASDDGSIRLLERERIDNLLSDVTDRRKRILTCVLAMDISKSDGTISDSEMALLSHMMKSWAVTLDDLEREFAR